The sequence TTTGATATTATCGGAGAGTATAGAAGTTTAACCCCTTTTGTTGAAGATCCAATAATATCTATTATAATTCCTTTATTATTTATTTTTGGGGGTCTTGGATTTACTGTATTAGTAGACCTTAAGCGTTCAAGAAATCTAAAACGGCTTAGCTTTCACTCTAAAGTAAGTTTACTTATAACAAGTATTCTACTTGTTATTGGATTTTTTGTAGTACTTATTTTAGAATGGAATAATCCAGAAACTCTTGGAGCGGTCGATAGTGGATCTAAAATTTGGAGTGCTTTTTTTACCGGTGCAACACCAAGGACTGCAGGGTATAATGTACTACCGACTGATGAGTTAACTAATCCCACTACTTTATTTTTAATGGTATTAATGTTCATAGGTGCGTCACCTGCTTCAACTGGTGGTGGAATAAAGACCACCACATTTGGTACATTACTGTTAACAGTAAATGCTGTTATCCGTGGTACTCATGATGTTAATTTCTTAGAGCGTAGAATACCGTATAGTTTAATTAATAAAGCTTTGGCTATTATCTTTATTTCACTAGTCCTTGTGTTTATTGTAGCTACACTTTTAATGATTACAGAAAATGCGACTTTTGAAGAAACTCTTTTTGAAACAATATCTGCTTTTGGAACAGTAGGATTGTCTAAAGGAATAACACCTAATTTGACACCAGTTGGAAAAGCTATAGTTATTGTGACAATGTTTATAGGTAGACTTGGACCATTAACTCTCGCTTTTGCTTTTGCAAGAGGTAAAGAAAAAACTGGTGTTAGATATCCTGAAGAACGCTTATTAATTGGCTAATGTTAGTTATTGAAAGCAAGGAGGAAATAGTATGAAGAAAAAACAATTCGCAGTTGTTGGACTTGGTAGATTTGGTTCAAGTGTGGCTTACACATTAACTAATATGGGTTATGATGTTTTAGTTGTTGATAAATCAGAAAATAAAGTACAGGATGCTTCTAAAGAAGTTACTCATGCAATCCAAGCAGATGCGACCGTTGAAAAAAACCTTATTTCAATTGGACTTAGAAACTTTGATGTAGTAATCATTTCCATTGGAGAAAACATTCAAGCGAGTATTATGGCTACTTTAATAGCAAAAGAGCTCGGTGTAGGGTATGTTGTAGTAAAAGCACAAAATAAAATGCATGGAAAAGTATTAGAACGAATAGGTGCTGATAGAGTTATTTATCCAGAGTGGGATATGGGTGCACGTGTTGCTCATAATTTAGCGACAACAAATATTTTAGACTATATTGAACTTGCTCCAGATTATTCTATAGCAGAAGTTACTGTTCCTAAAAAAATGGCTGGTAAAACCCTACGTGATCTAGATTTGAGAGCTAGGTATGGAGTGACTGTTTTAGCTGTAAAAAGAGAAGATGATGTAAATATCTCACCGAAGCCAACTGATAAGTTTAGAGAAAAGGATGTATTAATAGTTGTTGGAAAGCATGATAATATTAACCAAATAGAAGAGTTTACTAGCTGAACTGGTGGTGAAGTGATGATTACAGGAGAGAATAATTATTATATTAAAACTTATCGTAAGTTAAGACAAAAAAAGTGGAGACACCAACAGCAATTAGTTCCTTTAGAAGGTGTTAAACTGATAGAAGATGCGTTTTTAAATAACGTAGAATTTGAATTCATATTGTACTCATATAAAAATACAAATGAAACTCAAAAAAAATTAATAAATGAGTTGTGTCAAAGTGGAGTTCGTTGTTATGAAATAGATCCACAGTTACTTAAAAAAATTGCTTTTACTGAAACTCCCCAAGGACTTTTAGGCTCTTGTAAGTTTAAAGGAGATAGTCTATCGAAAATCATGCAATCATCAAAAAATTTATTGGTACTATATAATGTTCAAGACCCAGGAAATGCTGGAACTTTAATTAGAAGTGCTGATGCTTTTGGATTTGATGGTGTGATAAATATTAAAGGAAGTGTTGACCCAACGAATGATAAAGTTGTCAGAAGTAGTATGGGAGCTTTATTTCATATACCGATTGCCCTTAATATTAATTTGGAAGAGTTTCAAAATTATCTATCACAATTTTCTTTTAGGGTGCTTTTTGGAGAAGTATATGGAGAATATACCTTGGATCAATTAGAGCTTGATGATAACCCAATTGTTCTTGTTATTGGGAATGAATCAAATGGGTTAGACGGATTCGACATAGTAGATGATTTAAAGAAAGTATCCTTTCCCACTAAAATACAAATGTACGGAAATAGTGAATCTTTAAACGCTTCAGTAGCTGGATCAGTTATGATGTACGAAGTTGCAAAAAAGCGATTTTATTAGGTGTTCAACTTGTTTTACCCTATTCTATGTGATATAATTTACATAAATTCACTGAAAGGGTGGGGTCCCTTTTATGGTTGATAAAAATTTTTTTTGGAAAGTATTCGAACTTACGGGATCCATTACAGCCTATTTAATCTATCGCGATCTACAACAAAACTCTCAAGAAGATTCACTTGTTAATCAATAGTAGCAGTGTGTAATATAAGACGTAAAAATATTAAAAAAGCTATGAAGGGGCAAGTAGGTTGAAATCTGGCTTTTCAGGGAGAGGTAGTCATAGACTGGAAGCTACCTTAAGTCAATTCAACTGAAGTTCTCCCCGGAGCTGTCCGGCTGAACCATTAGTAGGCCGGACCGGGTGACCGTTATCTTTATTTAAGTGGGTATTATTCCAATCTGGGTGGTACCGCGGAAGTTAAGCTTTCGTCCCTATTGTGGCGAAAGCTTTTTATATTA comes from Natranaerobius trueperi and encodes:
- a CDS encoding TrkH family potassium uptake protein; this translates as MVVRDKTTFNPAKILVLGFLSLILIGTILLSLPIAVNGDRVPLLDAIFTATSAVCVTGLVVVDTGTTFTMFGQTVIMVLIQMGGLGFMTVATLIFMALGRKITLKERIVIQQQFNQFDLQGLVRLVKYIIFLTLIVEGIAAIILGFRFTQLLDLDYATGMFYGLFHSISAFSNAGFDIIGEYRSLTPFVEDPIISIIIPLLFIFGGLGFTVLVDLKRSRNLKRLSFHSKVSLLITSILLVIGFFVVLILEWNNPETLGAVDSGSKIWSAFFTGATPRTAGYNVLPTDELTNPTTLFLMVLMFIGASPASTGGGIKTTTFGTLLLTVNAVIRGTHDVNFLERRIPYSLINKALAIIFISLVLVFIVATLLMITENATFEETLFETISAFGTVGLSKGITPNLTPVGKAIVIVTMFIGRLGPLTLAFAFARGKEKTGVRYPEERLLIG
- a CDS encoding potassium channel family protein, with translation MKKKQFAVVGLGRFGSSVAYTLTNMGYDVLVVDKSENKVQDASKEVTHAIQADATVEKNLISIGLRNFDVVIISIGENIQASIMATLIAKELGVGYVVVKAQNKMHGKVLERIGADRVIYPEWDMGARVAHNLATTNILDYIELAPDYSIAEVTVPKKMAGKTLRDLDLRARYGVTVLAVKREDDVNISPKPTDKFREKDVLIVVGKHDNINQIEEFTS
- a CDS encoding TrmH family RNA methyltransferase; protein product: MITGENNYYIKTYRKLRQKKWRHQQQLVPLEGVKLIEDAFLNNVEFEFILYSYKNTNETQKKLINELCQSGVRCYEIDPQLLKKIAFTETPQGLLGSCKFKGDSLSKIMQSSKNLLVLYNVQDPGNAGTLIRSADAFGFDGVINIKGSVDPTNDKVVRSSMGALFHIPIALNINLEEFQNYLSQFSFRVLFGEVYGEYTLDQLELDDNPIVLVIGNESNGLDGFDIVDDLKKVSFPTKIQMYGNSESLNASVAGSVMMYEVAKKRFY
- a CDS encoding YqzL family protein, translating into MVDKNFFWKVFELTGSITAYLIYRDLQQNSQEDSLVNQ